From the Chloroflexota bacterium genome, one window contains:
- a CDS encoding peptide ABC transporter substrate-binding protein: protein MSDSFTPSPTQEDMMTGLNKKRFFSLLALLVLLSLIVSACQPAPAAPAAPAASPTPLPQPATPVPTKEAAETAPEAEEAPAEAPAGEYVNAFGVTLPADAAPPDQQYLRVMIGPTYGTIDFPVAVYNRPDPPWQTLSTPLIRLDKNFELQPAAAESWEVADDGLTWTFHLDPELTWSDGVPVTAHDYEWSFQYMADPEHAYDFAWYWGYSSNPKNWDKVVSGELPLEELGVKAIDDFTLQVVTELPAPYTPATMIFSRPMAKHQVEKFGEFYNNDPETSLSSEPWILEEWTKGKQIVMAPNLNYTGKETPYLERFTFIYGDKNQEFNAYLADELDLSHEWFSPADLEFIAADPELSAQYNPGFGDFRTYYVFFDTFNPPFDDLNVRKAFAHAIDRQGLVDNIVKFSGQVAYGMLMPGFPDALPPSELEQYQAYDPELAQSLLAEAGYPGGEGFPPLVLNLRQAKELEVAVGNGIGAMLNENLGIDVEITNTDSKTFMDAMNAYEITIGEVSYGMDYFDASNLLGIWKSGGRHAWENEEFDQLVTEAAALMGDLDTRSAMFEEAQRILAEDVGGIFLWHGTPADMWKPYIRGDQLEPDKFGVQACHWPCFESISTTKYSVYVTEDVADYPRGQE from the coding sequence ATGAGCGATTCCTTTACGCCATCACCTACCCAGGAGGACATGATGACCGGCCTGAACAAAAAACGTTTCTTCTCCCTGCTCGCATTGCTCGTGCTGCTGAGCCTGATCGTCTCGGCCTGCCAGCCGGCGCCAGCAGCACCAGCGGCACCGGCGGCCAGCCCCACACCGCTGCCCCAGCCGGCGACGCCAGTACCAACCAAGGAAGCGGCCGAGACGGCACCGGAAGCCGAGGAGGCGCCCGCCGAGGCACCTGCCGGTGAATATGTAAACGCCTTCGGCGTGACCTTGCCCGCCGATGCTGCTCCGCCCGATCAACAGTATCTGCGCGTTATGATCGGCCCGACCTATGGCACGATCGACTTCCCGGTAGCGGTGTACAACCGTCCTGATCCGCCCTGGCAAACCTTGAGCACCCCATTGATCCGGCTCGACAAGAACTTCGAGCTACAGCCGGCGGCAGCGGAATCATGGGAAGTGGCCGACGACGGCCTCACCTGGACCTTTCACCTGGACCCTGAGCTGACCTGGAGCGACGGCGTTCCGGTAACGGCCCACGATTACGAGTGGAGCTTCCAGTACATGGCCGATCCTGAGCACGCCTACGACTTCGCCTGGTACTGGGGCTACTCCTCCAATCCCAAGAACTGGGATAAGGTGGTCAGTGGTGAGTTGCCCCTGGAGGAATTGGGGGTCAAGGCCATCGACGACTTCACCCTGCAGGTCGTCACCGAGCTGCCGGCTCCCTACACGCCTGCCACCATGATCTTCTCCCGGCCCATGGCCAAGCACCAGGTGGAGAAATTCGGCGAATTCTATAACAACGATCCCGAGACCTCGCTTTCCTCCGAGCCCTGGATCCTGGAGGAATGGACCAAGGGCAAGCAGATCGTGATGGCGCCCAACCTTAACTACACCGGCAAGGAAACGCCTTACCTGGAACGATTCACCTTCATTTACGGAGACAAGAATCAAGAGTTTAATGCCTACCTGGCCGATGAGTTGGACCTGTCACACGAATGGTTCTCTCCTGCAGACCTGGAGTTCATCGCAGCCGATCCGGAGCTGAGCGCGCAGTATAATCCTGGTTTCGGCGACTTCCGCACCTACTACGTTTTCTTCGATACCTTCAATCCTCCCTTTGATGATCTCAATGTGCGCAAGGCGTTTGCCCATGCCATCGACCGCCAGGGGCTGGTGGACAACATCGTCAAATTCTCTGGCCAGGTTGCCTACGGCATGCTCATGCCCGGTTTCCCCGATGCCTTGCCCCCTTCGGAGCTGGAACAATACCAGGCCTATGATCCGGAACTGGCCCAAAGCCTGTTAGCCGAGGCCGGGTATCCGGGAGGAGAGGGCTTCCCACCTCTGGTACTCAATCTTCGTCAGGCAAAGGAGTTGGAAGTGGCGGTTGGCAACGGTATCGGCGCCATGCTCAATGAAAACCTGGGCATCGATGTTGAGATAACGAACACTGATTCAAAGACATTCATGGATGCGATGAATGCCTATGAAATCACCATCGGCGAGGTTTCCTATGGTATGGATTACTTCGACGCCTCCAACCTGTTGGGGATCTGGAAATCAGGTGGCCGCCATGCCTGGGAGAACGAGGAGTTCGACCAGTTGGTAACGGAAGCGGCGGCTCTAATGGGCGATCTGGATACACGCAGCGCCATGTTCGAGGAGGCTCAACGCATCCTGGCTGAGGATGTCGGCGGCATTTTCCTCTGGCATGGCACCCCGGCTGACATGTGGAAACCCTACATCAGGGGCGACCAGTTGGAGCCAGATAAATTCGGCGTTCAGGCCTGCCACTGGCCCTGCTTCGAAAGCATCAGCACCACCAAATATTCCGTCTATGTCACCGAGGATGTGGCGGACTACCCGCGTGGGCAGGAGTAA
- a CDS encoding ABC transporter permease: MTTESSGDAVVPSANLKITEQRSLLKDAARRFSRNRLAMAGLIIVLSLIFVAIFADFLAPTRYDKAVLSEALQFPSAQHWLGTDAVGRDQLSRIIYGARTSLVVAFSVSIFAVLIGVSLGAAAGLLGGRVDFVVTRMIEIMTAFPSLLFALLILSIFGAGLVNVIMALAIVSWIGLTRLTRAQLFALREKDYVLASRSAGAGNLYIIRRHLLPNAMPALIIMVTLGIPVIIFAEAGLSFLGLGINDPLPSWGKMVGTSSAYIRVYWHLALFPTLMIAITTLGFTFVGDGLRDALDPKMLN; this comes from the coding sequence GTGACAACGGAATCATCTGGCGACGCAGTTGTTCCCTCTGCAAACCTGAAGATCACAGAACAACGCAGCCTGCTCAAAGACGCGGCCCGGCGTTTCTCGCGCAACAGACTGGCTATGGCAGGGCTCATAATCGTTCTGTCGTTGATCTTCGTCGCCATCTTTGCCGATTTTCTGGCGCCGACTCGCTATGACAAGGCTGTGCTTTCGGAGGCACTACAGTTTCCCTCCGCCCAACACTGGCTGGGCACCGACGCGGTGGGACGTGATCAGTTGAGCCGCATCATCTACGGGGCGCGTACATCGCTTGTCGTTGCCTTCTCCGTGTCAATCTTCGCCGTCCTGATTGGCGTCTCCCTGGGAGCCGCGGCAGGGCTATTGGGCGGCAGAGTCGATTTTGTGGTTACGCGAATGATCGAAATTATGACTGCTTTTCCAAGCCTGCTTTTTGCCTTGCTTATTCTGAGCATCTTCGGCGCCGGTCTCGTCAATGTCATCATGGCCCTCGCCATCGTCAGTTGGATCGGCCTGACCCGCCTGACCCGGGCCCAGTTGTTTGCGCTGCGGGAGAAGGATTATGTCCTCGCTTCCCGGTCCGCAGGGGCGGGCAACCTCTACATCATCCGTCGCCACTTGCTGCCAAATGCGATGCCGGCCCTGATCATCATGGTTACCTTGGGGATTCCAGTCATCATCTTTGCTGAAGCCGGATTGAGCTTTCTGGGCCTGGGCATCAACGACCCCCTTCCCAGTTGGGGCAAGATGGTGGGCACCAGTTCCGCCTATATTCGGGTCTACTGGCATCTGGCGCTATTTCCCACGCTGATGATCGCCATCACCACACTCGGTTTCACCTTTGTGGGCGACGGCCTGCGCGATGCCCTGGACCCGAAGATGTTGAATTGA
- a CDS encoding ABC transporter permease, protein MTRYLLGRIAGLIFAIFAASLITFLLMHSVPGGPFDETKMPLPAEAKANIMRKYGLDKPVLEQYARYMWNAFQGDFGIPFQSPTETVTELIGRVWIPTLQLGLMTVLLSYSLGLTLGIVAALRQNSWLDYSVSLFATSGMTVPSFVIATWLILIFAVRLRWLPTGGWGEPKHYIMPVLAYALLPMAMVARYTRVSMLEVLHADYVRTARSKGMKERSVVLGHVFKNAAIPLITVLIVFIPDLMTGSIFIESVFRIPGLGRFFVTSTFERDYPMIMALILLIAVLWGVTYLISDVLLTIVDPRVRLKD, encoded by the coding sequence ATGACGCGATATTTGCTGGGCAGGATAGCTGGGCTCATCTTCGCAATCTTCGCTGCCTCCCTCATCACTTTCCTCTTGATGCACTCGGTCCCAGGCGGACCTTTTGACGAGACAAAAATGCCACTGCCGGCAGAGGCCAAGGCCAATATCATGCGCAAATATGGTCTTGACAAGCCAGTACTGGAGCAATACGCGCGCTATATGTGGAACGCTTTCCAAGGGGATTTTGGTATTCCCTTTCAGAGCCCCACGGAGACAGTGACCGAACTGATCGGGCGAGTGTGGATTCCTACATTGCAGCTGGGCTTGATGACGGTTCTTCTGTCTTATTCGCTGGGCTTGACCCTGGGAATCGTCGCGGCACTGCGCCAGAATTCATGGCTGGATTATTCCGTATCCCTCTTCGCCACTTCAGGTATGACGGTACCGAGCTTTGTGATCGCTACCTGGCTGATACTTATCTTCGCCGTGCGGCTGCGCTGGCTGCCCACCGGAGGGTGGGGTGAGCCAAAGCACTACATCATGCCGGTACTCGCCTACGCGCTGTTGCCGATGGCAATGGTGGCCCGCTACACCCGGGTCAGCATGCTGGAGGTCTTGCACGCCGATTATGTGCGCACCGCCCGTAGCAAAGGGATGAAAGAGCGCTCGGTCGTTCTGGGCCACGTTTTCAAGAATGCCGCGATTCCCCTGATTACCGTGTTGATCGTGTTCATTCCCGACCTGATGACCGGCTCTATCTTCATAGAGTCGGTGTTCAGGATTCCCGGATTAGGACGGTTCTTCGTCACAAGCACCTTTGAGCGGGATTACCCCATGATCATGGCCCTTATTCTTCTGATTGCAGTGCTGTGGGGAGTAACCTATCTGATCAGTGATGTCCTGCTGACCATAGTGGACCCACGGGTACGGTTGAAGGATTAA
- a CDS encoding alpha-L-fucosidase, translated as MIQTQHHEATWDSLDSRPIPPWFNQAKFGIFVHWGVYSVPAWRPVGKTLYASYAEWYYASVIDDLDNGGREFHKKNYGQDFEYRDFAPLFRAELFDPASWAELFRRSGARYVVLTAKHHDGFCLWPTKSPYKENWNSLATGPRRDLVGDLADAVRREGLRMGLYYSIIEWESNPTHRTESGYFLRRETIEKYGIPEDEYVDGHLLPQLKELVTAYQPSLIYADGGEWDGSEDHWKTREFLAWLYNQAANREEVVVNDRWAKDMPGKHGDYYSSEYGDTALVGPGHPWEESRGIGGSYGFNRAENIEDYSTARQLIHELVHVVSRGGNFLLNVGPTADGRIPLIMQQRLLEVGDWLRVNGEAIYGTKAWRRQKTSVDSNLASVLFTVKGEDLYAICTEWPQGDLIITGLKGNDQLSVSLLGVSKELSWETVDDRIVIAPPPVLPAETLCQHAYVFKAGGVLG; from the coding sequence ATGATTCAAACACAACATCACGAAGCGACGTGGGACTCATTGGACAGCAGGCCGATTCCCCCATGGTTCAACCAGGCCAAATTCGGAATCTTTGTCCATTGGGGAGTCTATTCCGTTCCCGCCTGGCGGCCTGTGGGGAAGACGCTCTATGCGTCGTACGCTGAATGGTATTACGCCAGCGTAATCGATGACCTGGATAACGGAGGGCGCGAGTTTCACAAAAAGAACTACGGCCAGGACTTCGAGTATAGAGATTTTGCTCCATTGTTCAGGGCCGAACTGTTCGATCCCGCCTCCTGGGCCGAGCTGTTTCGCCGGTCAGGTGCCAGGTACGTCGTACTGACCGCCAAACACCACGACGGATTCTGCCTCTGGCCCACAAAAAGCCCGTACAAGGAGAACTGGAACAGCCTGGCCACCGGTCCCAGGAGAGATCTGGTCGGTGACCTGGCAGATGCTGTGAGAAGAGAGGGCCTGAGAATGGGACTCTACTACTCCATCATAGAATGGGAAAGCAATCCTACCCACCGAACTGAGTCAGGATACTTTCTCAGGAGAGAAACCATCGAAAAATATGGTATCCCTGAAGATGAATATGTGGATGGTCACCTGCTGCCCCAACTGAAGGAGCTGGTGACGGCCTACCAGCCAAGCTTGATCTACGCTGACGGCGGCGAGTGGGACGGTAGCGAAGACCACTGGAAAACCAGGGAATTCCTGGCCTGGCTCTACAACCAGGCTGCTAACAGAGAGGAAGTGGTCGTCAATGACCGCTGGGCCAAAGATATGCCGGGAAAACACGGGGACTATTATTCCAGCGAGTATGGTGACACCGCTTTGGTCGGGCCCGGGCATCCCTGGGAGGAAAGCCGTGGCATAGGTGGCTCCTACGGGTTTAACCGGGCCGAAAACATCGAGGATTACAGCACCGCCAGACAGCTCATCCACGAGCTCGTCCATGTTGTCAGCAGAGGGGGGAACTTCCTGCTCAATGTGGGGCCGACGGCAGATGGTCGGATACCGTTGATCATGCAGCAGCGCCTGCTGGAAGTCGGTGATTGGCTAAGGGTGAACGGCGAGGCTATTTACGGCACAAAGGCCTGGCGCAGGCAGAAAACCAGCGTTGACAGCAACCTTGCTTCAGTCCTGTTCACGGTCAAGGGAGAGGACTTGTATGCCATATGCACAGAATGGCCGCAGGGCGATCTGATAATCACTGGTCTGAAGGGCAACGACCAACTTTCCGTGAGTCTGTTGGGAGTGAGCAAAGAGCTTAGTTGGGAAACCGTGGATGATCGTATCGTAATCGCCCCTCCCCCGGTCTTGCCTGCCGAAACGCTTTGCCAACACGCCTACGTTTTCAAAGCAGGCGGGGTTCTCGGGTGA
- a CDS encoding transposase: protein MIPPYTGKKRPNSMRHPTHDYTATGAYFVTICVHDRQPLFGCVADGDMHLSALGMIAGHCWHDVMANHSHVELDVYVIMPNHVHALLQILVEPRDQPAAAQRQFARPIAGSISTLVGRYKAEVSRRAKRADLAPAGKLWQRNFRDRIVRGQRELENVRAYIATDPQRWGTDRLCPGGRPKWHE from the coding sequence ATGATACCTCCTTATACCGGCAAAAAACGCCCAAATTCCATGCGTCATCCCACCCATGATTACACCGCGACTGGCGCGTATTTCGTTACCATTTGCGTCCATGACCGGCAACCACTGTTCGGCTGTGTAGCTGATGGAGACATGCATCTGAGCGCCCTCGGCATGATCGCGGGTCACTGCTGGCACGATGTTATGGCCAATCATTCTCATGTCGAACTGGACGTTTATGTCATCATGCCCAACCATGTACACGCGCTCTTGCAGATCCTGGTCGAGCCTAGAGATCAACCCGCGGCGGCGCAGCGCCAATTTGCGAGACCCATCGCCGGATCAATCTCGACCCTGGTCGGCAGGTACAAGGCCGAAGTGAGCCGGAGGGCAAAGCGGGCCGATCTTGCCCCAGCAGGAAAACTCTGGCAACGGAATTTCCGGGACCGCATCGTACGCGGGCAACGCGAACTGGAAAATGTGCGTGCCTACATCGCTACGGACCCTCAACGCTGGGGCACAGACCGTCTGTGCCCCGGTGGACGGCCGAAATGGCATGAATGA